A window of the Chlamydia sp. genome harbors these coding sequences:
- the mnmE gene encoding tRNA uridine-5-carboxymethylaminomethyl(34) synthesis GTPase MnmE, with protein sequence MLQNDTIAAIATPPGEGSIAIVRVSGPKAVSISNQIFSGNIAGYASHTAHLGIASQNGICIDQALVLVMRAPRSFTGEDIVEFQCHGGYFACSQILNALLEAGARAALPGEFSQRAFLNGKIDLIQAEAIQQLISADNIDAFRIAQNQFQGHTSQAISSISSLIIEALAYLEVLADFPEEGIEAEHALPQNKIKEAFALTQELLSSFDEGQRLAQGTSLVLAGLPNAGKSSILNALTQKNRAIVTDIPGTTRDILEESWVLQGKNLRLIDSAGLRDTENPIEKEGIERARQAMSQAEGILWVMDASQPLPELPEILYQKPTILLWNKCDIASPPQLEVPFQQISISAKTGEGLCALRQALREWLHTTDLGKSSKIFLVSARHHSLLHNVYESLMSALEGFRTDLPNECIALDLRQALHFVGTLSGAEITETVLGEIFSKFCIGK encoded by the coding sequence ATGCTTCAAAATGATACGATTGCAGCCATCGCAACTCCTCCCGGAGAGGGTAGTATTGCTATTGTTCGCGTCTCCGGTCCCAAAGCTGTTTCCATTTCCAATCAAATTTTTTCTGGTAATATTGCAGGCTATGCTTCGCATACAGCTCACCTGGGCATCGCGTCTCAAAATGGAATTTGTATAGATCAAGCGCTAGTCTTAGTGATGCGCGCTCCTCGCTCGTTTACAGGAGAAGATATTGTGGAATTCCAGTGCCATGGAGGGTATTTTGCGTGTTCTCAAATTTTAAATGCTTTATTAGAAGCGGGAGCTCGCGCTGCTCTACCTGGAGAATTCTCACAGCGAGCCTTTTTAAATGGGAAAATCGATCTCATTCAAGCAGAAGCTATCCAACAACTCATTTCAGCAGACAATATCGATGCCTTTCGCATAGCACAAAATCAGTTTCAAGGGCATACCTCGCAAGCTATCTCTTCAATCTCTTCTTTAATCATAGAAGCGCTAGCCTATCTGGAAGTTTTGGCCGATTTCCCCGAAGAAGGGATTGAGGCAGAGCATGCTCTGCCTCAAAATAAAATCAAAGAAGCTTTTGCACTTACACAAGAGCTTCTTTCTAGTTTTGATGAAGGGCAACGCCTTGCTCAAGGCACGAGTTTAGTCTTAGCAGGGCTTCCCAATGCGGGGAAATCCTCTATCCTAAATGCTCTTACTCAAAAAAATCGTGCTATTGTTACAGACATCCCAGGAACTACTCGCGATATTTTAGAAGAAAGCTGGGTATTACAAGGGAAAAACCTACGTCTTATTGATTCTGCAGGACTTCGAGATACAGAAAATCCGATCGAGAAAGAGGGTATTGAGCGTGCTCGACAAGCTATGAGTCAAGCAGAAGGAATTCTCTGGGTTATGGACGCTTCACAACCTCTTCCAGAGCTTCCTGAAATCTTGTATCAAAAACCCACAATTCTACTTTGGAACAAATGTGATATCGCAAGCCCCCCCCAATTGGAGGTTCCTTTTCAACAGATCTCTATATCTGCTAAAACGGGAGAAGGTCTTTGTGCATTGAGACAAGCACTGCGAGAATGGCTCCATACAACGGACTTGGGGAAATCTTCTAAGATTTTTTTAGTATCCGCACGCCATCATAGCTTACTGCATAATGTCTATGAATCTTTGATGTCTGCATTGGAAGGATTCAGAACCGATCTTCCTAACGAATGCATTGCCTTAGATCTCCGTCAAGCTTTACATTTTGTAGGAACTTTGTCTGGGGCTGAAATTACTGAAACCGTCTTAGGCGAGATTTTTAGTAAGTTTTGTATTGGGAAATAA
- the nth gene encoding endonuclease III, giving the protein MNKRNALSKLSLILDTLNTYFPSPEASLKGWQSPFQLLIAILLSGNSTDKAVNSVTPRLFTKAPNAELMSKLSLAEIYSLISPCGLGERKATYIQELSRILVERYAQEPPRTLSELIKLPGVGRKTASVFLSIYYGENTFPVDTHILRLAHRWKLSTKRSPSAVEKDLVAFFGPMNSPKLHLQLIYYAREFCPALHHKVETCPICSRLAQYPD; this is encoded by the coding sequence ATGAATAAGCGGAATGCTTTATCCAAACTGTCGTTGATTTTAGATACATTAAATACTTATTTCCCATCCCCAGAAGCTTCTCTAAAAGGATGGCAATCCCCCTTTCAGCTGCTCATTGCTATCCTCCTCTCTGGCAACTCGACAGATAAAGCGGTCAATTCAGTTACACCACGTCTTTTCACAAAGGCCCCGAATGCAGAATTGATGAGCAAACTTTCCTTGGCAGAAATATATTCGCTGATCTCTCCTTGTGGATTAGGAGAAAGGAAAGCTACTTATATACAAGAACTTTCCCGTATTCTTGTAGAACGCTATGCTCAAGAACCACCCCGAACCCTTTCAGAACTCATCAAGCTTCCTGGAGTAGGAAGGAAAACAGCCTCTGTTTTCCTTAGTATTTATTATGGAGAAAATACCTTCCCTGTAGATACGCATATTCTGCGTTTAGCACATCGATGGAAGCTTTCTACGAAACGTAGCCCCTCTGCTGTAGAAAAGGATTTAGTTGCCTTTTTCGGTCCAATGAATTCCCCAAAACTACATCTGCAACTTATCTATTATGCAAGAGAATTCTGTCCAGCTCTTCACCACAAAGTAGAAACCTGTCCCATCTGCTCCCGCTTGGCTCAATATCCAGACTAA
- a CDS encoding phosphoglycerate kinase, with product MDKLSIREISPEGKKVLVRVDFNVPIKDGKILDDVRIRSAMPTIDYLLKRDAAVILVSHLGRPKGGVFEEAYSLAPVVQVLERYLGHHVPLSPDCVGEVARQAVAQLSPGRVLLLENVRFHRGEEHPDEDPGFAVELAAYADFYVNDAFGTSHRKHASVYRVPQMFPGHAAAGFLMERELEFLGQNLLVDPKRPFTAILGGAKVSSKIGVIESLLSRVDNLILAGGMGYTFLKAMHRQVGDSLVEESGIPLAKKVLERAQALGVKIYLPVDAKVAKRCETGEDWTEMSIGDGIPEGLAGFDIGTQTISLFSQVIQDSATIFWNGPVGVYEEPPFDQGSKAIAQRLASHSSAVTVVGGGDAAAVIALAGCTSQISHVSTGGGASLEFLEKGYLPGTEILSPSRN from the coding sequence ATGGATAAATTATCGATAAGAGAGATTTCTCCCGAGGGGAAAAAGGTACTGGTTCGTGTAGATTTTAATGTTCCTATTAAAGATGGGAAGATTTTAGACGATGTGCGTATTCGTAGTGCAATGCCCACGATCGATTATCTACTTAAAAGAGATGCTGCTGTTATTTTAGTGAGTCATTTAGGTCGCCCTAAGGGAGGCGTATTTGAAGAAGCTTATTCTTTGGCTCCTGTTGTTCAAGTATTAGAGAGATACTTAGGGCATCACGTTCCTCTGTCTCCGGATTGTGTTGGAGAAGTTGCACGGCAGGCCGTTGCGCAACTATCTCCAGGAAGGGTGCTTCTTCTAGAAAATGTACGTTTCCATAGAGGAGAGGAGCATCCTGATGAAGATCCCGGTTTTGCTGTTGAGCTCGCTGCGTATGCAGATTTTTATGTGAATGATGCTTTCGGAACCTCTCACCGCAAGCATGCTTCAGTGTATCGAGTTCCGCAGATGTTCCCTGGGCATGCTGCAGCGGGATTCCTGATGGAAAGAGAACTCGAATTTTTAGGCCAGAATCTGTTGGTAGATCCTAAGCGTCCTTTTACTGCGATTCTAGGAGGAGCTAAGGTTTCTTCTAAGATAGGAGTGATAGAATCTCTCCTCTCTCGAGTAGATAATCTCATTTTAGCTGGAGGTATGGGCTATACTTTTCTAAAAGCAATGCATCGTCAGGTTGGGGATTCTTTAGTTGAAGAGTCTGGTATTCCTCTAGCGAAAAAGGTATTGGAGCGAGCGCAGGCTTTAGGAGTAAAGATCTATCTTCCTGTGGATGCTAAAGTTGCTAAGCGCTGTGAAACTGGAGAGGATTGGACAGAAATGTCTATAGGGGATGGCATCCCTGAAGGGTTAGCAGGTTTCGATATTGGGACACAGACGATTTCTTTATTTTCTCAGGTGATTCAAGATTCTGCAACGATATTTTGGAATGGCCCCGTTGGAGTTTATGAAGAGCCTCCTTTTGATCAGGGATCGAAAGCAATTGCGCAGCGCCTCGCAAGCCATTCTTCTGCAGTGACTGTTGTAGGCGGAGGTGATGCTGCTGCTGTAATTGCTCTTGCAGGGTGCACGTCTCAAATTTCCCATGTTTCCACAGGAGGCGGAGCTTCTTTAGAATTTTTAGAGAAAGGATATCTTCCGGGGACGGAGATTTTATCGCCCAGTCGAAACTAG
- a CDS encoding inorganic phosphate transporter has protein sequence MWLLLICVVVGGFYTAWNIGANDVANAVGPSVGAGVLTLRQVVVVAAIFEFLGAVLLGDRVIDTIESGLVAPSDLVLSSQDYIFGMAAALFATGVWLQIASFFGWPVSTTHAVVGAVLGFGLVLREDAVIYWNSCGRVFVSWLISPIIGGYFAFLIFSFIRKAILYKEDPVSAMVRIAPFLSALIIFSLGLILILGGAISRLVSFPIAFRIVCGLAIFAFFFTIWGMHFFKLAMLPPSIVPGTLLDRLLSKNTGYGRKYLVVERIFAYLQIIIACFMAFAHGSNDVANAIAPVAGIYRTLYPQNYSSKVLFIFMSLGGFGLVCGLATWGWRVIDTIGKKITELTPSRGFSVGMSSAITIAVASAFGFPISTTHVVVGSVLGIGLARGLQAINLRIIKDIVLSWFVTLPAGAALSIMFFSLLRAVFR, from the coding sequence ATGTGGTTGCTGCTGATTTGTGTAGTTGTGGGCGGATTCTACACAGCCTGGAACATAGGTGCTAATGATGTAGCGAATGCTGTGGGGCCGAGTGTAGGGGCTGGAGTACTCACTTTAAGACAAGTCGTTGTCGTTGCTGCCATTTTTGAATTTCTTGGAGCGGTATTGTTGGGAGATCGGGTTATCGATACCATAGAGAGTGGTTTGGTAGCTCCTTCTGATCTGGTCTTATCTTCTCAAGATTATATCTTTGGAATGGCTGCGGCCCTTTTCGCCACCGGAGTTTGGTTGCAAATAGCCTCTTTTTTCGGATGGCCAGTGTCGACGACGCATGCCGTCGTCGGAGCTGTTCTGGGATTTGGTCTTGTTCTCAGAGAAGATGCTGTTATCTACTGGAATTCTTGCGGTAGAGTTTTCGTTAGTTGGTTGATCTCTCCCATTATCGGAGGATATTTTGCTTTCCTAATCTTCTCCTTTATTCGTAAAGCTATCCTTTATAAAGAAGATCCTGTTTCTGCAATGGTGCGCATTGCTCCATTTTTATCAGCGCTAATTATTTTTTCATTAGGTTTGATCCTTATTCTCGGCGGAGCTATTTCTCGGTTAGTTTCGTTTCCTATAGCTTTTCGTATTGTTTGTGGGTTAGCTATATTCGCTTTCTTTTTTACAATATGGGGAATGCATTTTTTCAAGTTGGCTATGCTTCCCCCAAGCATTGTTCCTGGAACATTGCTGGATCGCTTACTATCTAAAAACACTGGTTACGGACGAAAGTATCTTGTCGTTGAAAGAATTTTTGCTTACTTACAGATTATTATTGCATGCTTTATGGCGTTTGCTCATGGATCCAATGACGTTGCTAATGCGATAGCACCCGTCGCTGGTATCTATCGAACCCTGTATCCGCAAAATTATTCTTCAAAAGTGTTATTTATTTTTATGTCTTTGGGAGGATTTGGCTTAGTCTGTGGATTAGCAACCTGGGGATGGCGAGTGATTGACACTATTGGGAAAAAAATTACAGAGCTCACGCCATCACGAGGGTTTTCTGTAGGGATGAGTTCCGCTATCACAATTGCCGTAGCTTCTGCTTTCGGATTCCCGATATCAACGACACATGTCGTAGTCGGATCGGTTCTAGGTATAGGATTAGCCAGAGGTTTACAAGCCATTAATTTACGAATTATCAAAGATATTGTGCTGTCTTGGTTTGTTACGCTTCCTGCAGGAGCTGCTCTTTCTATTATGTTTTTCTCGTTACTACGTGCTGTGTTCCGTTAA
- a CDS encoding TIGR00153 family protein, whose protein sequence is MQVLASLFGQSPFAPLQAHIELVSSSVSILLPLFSALREGDYERVEALAKLISSKERQADGMKNDVRKHLTSGVFIPVPRLAMLEIISIQDSLADNAEDVAILLTVKELRFYPEFEELFFEFLQKTLESFEAVAKTIREIDRLLESSFGGSRAEKTRTLVSEVSNLEHECDVLQKELMKIFFSEEFAIGTKDFVLWMQIIKRVAGISNNSEKLAYRVSMTLEEK, encoded by the coding sequence ATGCAGGTTCTAGCAAGTTTATTCGGCCAGTCTCCTTTCGCTCCTTTGCAGGCACATATAGAGCTTGTTTCTTCTAGTGTGAGTATTCTTCTTCCTCTTTTTAGTGCTCTTAGGGAGGGTGATTATGAGAGAGTCGAAGCATTAGCAAAGCTCATTTCTTCGAAAGAGCGACAAGCGGACGGTATGAAAAATGATGTAAGAAAACATCTTACGTCAGGGGTGTTCATTCCTGTGCCCCGTCTTGCTATGTTGGAAATTATTTCGATACAAGATTCCTTAGCTGATAACGCAGAAGATGTCGCAATTTTGTTGACAGTGAAAGAGCTACGGTTTTATCCAGAGTTTGAAGAATTATTTTTTGAATTTTTGCAGAAAACTCTGGAGTCTTTCGAAGCTGTTGCGAAAACAATACGAGAGATAGATCGGCTTTTGGAATCTTCCTTCGGGGGAAGTCGAGCAGAAAAGACTCGCACCTTGGTGAGTGAGGTATCGAATCTTGAGCATGAATGCGACGTATTGCAGAAGGAATTAATGAAGATATTCTTCTCCGAAGAGTTTGCTATCGGAACAAAAGATTTTGTTTTATGGATGCAAATTATTAAAAGGGTAGCGGGAATATCCAATAATTCCGAGAAGCTAGCCTATCGAGTGAGTATGACACTAGAAGAGAAGTAG
- a CDS encoding ABC transporter ATP-binding protein, whose amino-acid sequence MRAQPLLQVQNLSVSLTKNGVSFPVVESLSFNVFPGQTLAIIGESGSGKSVTAQSLMQLLPEEHFSCSGTALFCGENLLDRKNTTSKSLFGSKIAMIFQNPLASFDPVFTIEQQFHEMIHTHLDLTRKIAHERILGVLRETGFQDPERCMKLYPHELSGGMLQRMAIAMTLLTSPELLIADEPTTALDVSVQYQILQLLKTLQKKTGMSLLVITHDMGVVAEMADDVFVLYAGRMAEYSSVQKIFHSPMHPYTEDLLASRPSQYKKQSFIPISGHPPHYTRLPEGCCYSPRCRKALPICFKQPPKTTSLNDHHHVRCWLYE is encoded by the coding sequence ATGCGTGCTCAGCCTCTTCTCCAAGTTCAAAATCTTTCTGTATCTCTGACTAAAAATGGGGTGTCGTTTCCTGTTGTTGAATCGCTCTCTTTCAATGTTTTCCCTGGACAAACTTTAGCAATCATTGGAGAATCTGGATCAGGTAAATCTGTCACTGCGCAATCTCTTATGCAGCTTCTCCCCGAAGAACATTTCTCTTGTTCTGGGACAGCTCTCTTTTGTGGAGAAAACCTGCTTGATCGGAAAAATACGACTTCGAAATCACTATTCGGATCGAAAATCGCCATGATTTTTCAGAATCCACTCGCCTCTTTCGATCCCGTATTCACTATCGAACAACAATTTCATGAAATGATCCACACGCATCTGGATTTAACAAGGAAAATTGCACATGAGCGCATTCTAGGGGTACTACGAGAAACAGGCTTTCAAGATCCTGAACGCTGTATGAAATTATATCCTCATGAACTCTCTGGAGGAATGCTTCAACGCATGGCCATAGCTATGACCTTACTGACATCTCCTGAGCTATTAATAGCAGATGAACCTACAACTGCTTTAGATGTCTCTGTGCAATACCAAATTTTACAACTTCTTAAAACTTTGCAGAAAAAAACAGGGATGAGTCTTCTCGTAATCACTCACGACATGGGAGTCGTTGCAGAAATGGCAGACGATGTCTTTGTCTTATACGCAGGTCGTATGGCGGAATACTCTTCTGTACAAAAGATCTTTCATTCTCCTATGCACCCCTATACTGAGGATCTTTTAGCCTCTCGTCCTTCTCAGTATAAGAAACAAAGCTTCATCCCTATTTCGGGACATCCGCCACACTACACACGCCTCCCCGAAGGGTGCTGTTATTCTCCTCGTTGCCGTAAAGCTCTTCCGATCTGTTTCAAACAGCCTCCAAAAACGACATCTTTAAACGATCATCATCATGTGAGGTGCTGGTTATATGAATAA
- a CDS encoding ATP-binding cassette domain-containing protein, with translation MNNPSLLQASRLTKHYYKRSFWFQKKKIAATPLNNVSFIIPKHKIVGLIGESGSGKTTLALGLAGLIPLTSGYLTLNDKPIPLHNKQGRQYLSSQVRMVFQNPRSSLNPRKTIFDALSHSLLYHRLVSKEELATTVERALSLVGISTDYLYVYPHQLSGGQLQRISIARALLGAPQLIICDEIVSALDLSMQAQILNMLTSLQQQARLTYLFISHDLAVVRSFCTDLLIMYKGQLVETGPTEDIFCHPQHPYTRMLLHSQLPEFPEDRRDLHLPLTTDESFQIPKDNLTK, from the coding sequence ATGAATAATCCTAGTTTACTCCAAGCGAGTCGCTTGACAAAGCATTATTACAAGAGGTCTTTCTGGTTTCAAAAAAAAAAGATCGCTGCGACACCTCTGAATAATGTTTCCTTTATTATTCCTAAACACAAAATCGTTGGTCTGATAGGAGAGTCTGGATCAGGTAAGACCACGTTAGCTTTAGGGCTTGCAGGCCTTATTCCTTTGACATCGGGGTATCTTACGCTCAATGATAAACCCATCCCTTTACACAATAAGCAAGGACGTCAATACCTGAGTTCGCAGGTACGCATGGTATTTCAAAATCCACGTTCATCTTTAAACCCTCGTAAAACGATTTTTGATGCCCTAAGCCACTCTTTATTATATCATCGTTTAGTTTCTAAAGAAGAACTAGCAACTACTGTAGAAAGAGCCCTTTCCTTAGTAGGTATCTCTACAGATTATCTATATGTGTATCCACATCAGTTATCTGGAGGACAGCTGCAACGGATTTCTATTGCTAGAGCTTTATTGGGAGCTCCCCAATTAATTATTTGTGATGAAATCGTTTCTGCCTTGGATCTTTCTATGCAGGCTCAGATCCTCAATATGCTGACCTCGCTGCAACAGCAAGCTCGGCTGACTTACTTATTCATCTCACATGATCTTGCCGTCGTCCGTTCATTCTGCACAGATCTACTCATCATGTACAAAGGACAACTTGTAGAAACGGGGCCCACAGAAGATATCTTTTGTCATCCTCAGCATCCGTATACACGAATGCTCCTTCATTCGCAATTGCCAGAGTTCCCTGAAGATCGTCGTGACTTGCATCTTCCTCTAACAACAGATGAGTCTTTTCAGATTCCAAAGGATAATCTTACAAAATAG
- a CDS encoding ParB/RepB/Spo0J family partition protein, translating to MNRLPSEDTLLEVNIEDVRVSPFQPRRIFLEEDLKELILSIKAVGLIHPPVVREIRNGDKILYYELIAGERRWRALQLAGYKTIPVVVKPVLADDIAAEATLIENIQRVNLNPLEMAEAFKRLIVVFGLTQDKVAHKVGKKRSTVANYLRLFSLSKEIQEKISSGELTLGHAKVILSLEDDNLRKILSQKIISCKLAVREAEMEAKRLVEGKENTCKKEIPQTSSRLSLYQERLATTTGYPVIVKPQGKRICVSFFVEGEEALEALEKALTTPSSEAIL from the coding sequence GTGAATAGATTACCTAGTGAAGATACGCTGTTAGAAGTCAATATAGAAGATGTTCGGGTCAGTCCTTTTCAGCCTAGACGTATATTCCTTGAAGAAGATCTAAAAGAGTTGATCCTTTCTATAAAGGCTGTAGGGTTGATTCATCCTCCAGTAGTGAGGGAGATCCGTAACGGAGATAAAATATTATATTATGAGTTAATAGCAGGAGAGCGCCGTTGGCGCGCTCTTCAATTAGCAGGATATAAAACGATTCCTGTAGTTGTGAAACCGGTTTTAGCTGATGATATCGCTGCGGAAGCAACTTTAATAGAAAACATTCAAAGGGTGAACTTGAATCCTTTGGAAATGGCAGAGGCTTTCAAACGACTGATTGTCGTTTTTGGTCTCACTCAAGATAAAGTGGCTCATAAAGTGGGAAAGAAACGTTCAACAGTAGCAAACTATCTGCGTTTATTTTCTCTTTCTAAAGAGATTCAAGAAAAAATCTCGTCTGGGGAGTTGACTCTAGGCCATGCTAAAGTCATTTTATCTTTAGAAGATGACAATTTAAGAAAGATTCTTAGCCAGAAGATCATCTCTTGTAAGCTAGCCGTTCGCGAAGCAGAAATGGAGGCTAAGCGTTTAGTAGAAGGCAAAGAAAATACTTGTAAAAAAGAGATTCCCCAAACCTCTTCTCGTTTAAGCTTATACCAAGAACGATTAGCAACCACGACTGGCTACCCTGTGATAGTCAAGCCTCAAGGGAAACGGATATGTGTGTCATTTTTTGTAGAGGGAGAAGAGGCATTAGAAGCTTTAGAGAAGGCGTTGACCACACCTTCTTCAGAAGCTATTTTGTAA
- a CDS encoding SufS family cysteine desulfurase has translation MYDVKKDFPIFRSQGDSYVYLDSAATAHKPQCVIDAVTDYYSSSYATINRALYSASHDISSAHWQVRSKVCSWIGAQYEQEIVFTRGTTSSLNMLAIAANDSWLAGGTVVISEAEHHANLLSWEIACQRSGAKVKKVRVDNEGMVDLNHLESLLQQGVQLVCLAHVSNVSGAILPLQEVALLVHRYGALFAVDGAQGVGRGLLNLSEWDVDFYAFSGHKLYAPTGIGVLYGKRELLKALPPVEGGGDMVIVYNSEEPYYQEPPLRFEAGTPHIAGVLGLGAALDYLQSLPFSISDRLTELTNFLYEQLLTVPEIQIVGPQQGAPRGCLCSITVPKMQASDLSFLLDGRGIAVRSGHQCSHPAMVRWDLGHVLRASLGIYNDQRDIFLFIEALSDILQLCHP, from the coding sequence ATGTATGATGTGAAAAAAGACTTTCCTATTTTTCGAAGTCAGGGAGATTCTTATGTGTATTTGGATTCTGCGGCAACAGCACACAAGCCTCAATGTGTGATTGATGCTGTCACAGATTACTACAGTTCTTCTTATGCTACGATAAATCGTGCACTTTACAGTGCTTCTCATGATATTTCTTCAGCACATTGGCAAGTTCGCTCAAAGGTCTGTTCTTGGATTGGAGCGCAATACGAACAAGAAATTGTATTTACCAGAGGGACAACGTCTTCTCTGAATATGTTGGCGATAGCAGCTAATGATAGTTGGTTAGCTGGGGGCACGGTTGTTATTTCAGAAGCTGAACATCATGCCAATCTTTTGTCTTGGGAAATTGCTTGTCAACGTTCCGGAGCCAAAGTAAAAAAAGTGCGTGTTGATAATGAAGGTATGGTAGATCTTAACCATTTAGAAAGCTTGTTGCAGCAAGGGGTACAGCTAGTTTGCTTAGCACATGTGAGCAATGTTTCTGGAGCCATTTTACCTTTGCAAGAGGTTGCTCTTTTGGTTCATCGTTACGGTGCTCTTTTTGCTGTAGATGGTGCTCAGGGAGTAGGGAGAGGACTTTTGAACCTTTCGGAGTGGGATGTTGATTTCTATGCTTTTTCTGGTCATAAACTCTATGCCCCTACTGGTATAGGAGTTTTGTATGGTAAGAGGGAACTTTTGAAGGCTCTTCCTCCTGTCGAAGGTGGAGGAGATATGGTTATCGTATACAATTCAGAAGAGCCTTACTATCAAGAGCCGCCTTTGCGTTTTGAAGCAGGGACGCCTCATATTGCTGGAGTTTTAGGATTAGGTGCAGCTCTTGATTATTTGCAATCGCTGCCTTTTTCTATTTCTGACCGTTTAACCGAGCTGACGAATTTTTTGTATGAACAGCTACTTACAGTGCCTGAGATTCAGATTGTGGGTCCTCAACAAGGAGCTCCGAGAGGTTGTTTATGTAGTATCACTGTTCCTAAGATGCAAGCTTCCGATTTAAGCTTTTTACTAGACGGAAGAGGTATTGCTGTACGTTCAGGTCATCAATGTTCGCATCCTGCAATGGTGCGTTGGGATTTGGGTCACGTTCTACGAGCTTCTTTAGGTATCTATAATGATCAGCGAGATATTTTTCTCTTTATTGAAGCATTGAGTGATATTTTGCAGTTATGCCATCCGTAA
- a CDS encoding SufD family Fe-S cluster assembly protein, giving the protein MWGTHQQKFICSDVRLSEMGRSLWEAYKHNRIFREVCSWLWDMTQSIGTWSHCFGGEEALVTIPERKEIECVLINGCFIPSLSNLPSGTIVAPLREARAFFQNSQSADPLEALHSFLRSEEGLVIYIPEGQEFTVSWMVRHYYICEEENYHKVCVPYIVFILGKGTAASIEMEILALPQHFHLFGQTLCFLGEEAELILTMRSLPKGVENILWSHHVEVERRGACAIVQEMDSMGKGWFRNHFLLKGEAAHGESLVKIHNGECLGVHNMMYHDAQATSSRQNIRSILEEGCFAFEGGIHISSKGNLSNAYQKHDTLLLSHHASARTFPRLEILTDDVKASHGATVGSLDAHLLAYLRSRGFSLMDAKKALQKSFLALGIENDYFRKLQKKGLSNV; this is encoded by the coding sequence ATGTGGGGGACCCATCAGCAAAAGTTTATATGTTCTGATGTTCGATTATCAGAAATGGGACGTTCTTTATGGGAGGCATATAAGCATAATCGTATATTTCGAGAGGTTTGTTCTTGGTTATGGGATATGACACAAAGCATAGGGACTTGGTCCCATTGCTTTGGAGGAGAAGAGGCGCTTGTTACTATCCCCGAAAGGAAGGAGATAGAGTGTGTCTTAATTAATGGGTGCTTTATCCCTTCTTTATCGAACCTTCCTTCGGGAACTATTGTGGCTCCCTTACGTGAGGCGCGGGCGTTTTTTCAAAACTCTCAGAGTGCAGATCCATTAGAAGCTTTGCATTCTTTTCTTCGTTCTGAAGAAGGGCTAGTGATTTATATTCCTGAGGGGCAGGAGTTTACTGTTTCTTGGATGGTGCGTCATTATTATATCTGTGAAGAAGAGAATTATCACAAGGTATGTGTTCCCTATATTGTTTTCATTTTAGGCAAGGGAACAGCTGCTTCCATAGAGATGGAAATATTAGCGCTTCCGCAACATTTCCATCTCTTTGGACAAACGCTCTGTTTCCTTGGAGAGGAAGCAGAGCTGATTTTGACTATGCGCTCGCTTCCTAAAGGAGTAGAAAATATTCTTTGGTCTCATCATGTGGAAGTAGAGCGTCGCGGGGCATGTGCTATTGTTCAGGAAATGGACTCAATGGGTAAAGGGTGGTTTCGTAATCACTTTTTATTAAAAGGAGAAGCTGCACATGGGGAGTCGTTGGTTAAAATTCATAATGGAGAGTGTTTAGGTGTGCATAACATGATGTATCATGATGCACAAGCAACCTCTTCTCGCCAAAACATCCGTTCTATTTTAGAGGAAGGATGTTTTGCTTTTGAAGGAGGCATTCATATTAGTTCTAAAGGCAATTTATCGAATGCTTATCAGAAGCACGATACTCTGTTATTGAGTCATCATGCTTCAGCACGAACTTTTCCTCGATTGGAAATATTAACTGATGATGTCAAAGCTTCACACGGGGCTACAGTAGGTTCTTTGGATGCTCATCTACTTGCATATCTTCGTTCTAGAGGATTCAGCTTAATGGATGCGAAAAAAGCTTTGCAGAAAAGCTTTTTAGCTTTGGGTATAGAAAATGATTATTTCCGAAAACTGCAGAAAAAAGGTCTTTCAAATGTATGA